The following coding sequences are from one Streptomyces angustmyceticus window:
- a CDS encoding CoA-transferase subunit beta, which translates to MNATTTTRAEYCVIACADAWRDNGEVLASPMGLIPSIGARLAKHTFSPDLLLTDGEALIVGLDGAVEGWLPYRQHLAMVTGGRRHVMMGASQLDRFGNQNISCIGDWQRPDRQLLGVRGAPVNTLNNPVSYWVPKHSKRVFVARVDMISGVGYDSAAAAGPSATRFHRIPRVVSDLGVFDFATPDHSMRLAGVHPGVSVEEVRAATGFPLALPGEVPRTREPTATELRLIRTVIDPEGRREREVPAA; encoded by the coding sequence GTGAACGCCACCACGACGACCCGGGCCGAGTACTGCGTGATCGCCTGCGCCGACGCCTGGCGCGACAACGGCGAGGTGCTGGCGAGCCCGATGGGCCTGATCCCGTCGATCGGCGCCCGGCTCGCCAAGCACACCTTCTCCCCCGATCTGCTGCTCACCGACGGCGAGGCCCTGATCGTCGGGCTCGACGGAGCGGTGGAGGGCTGGCTGCCCTACCGTCAGCACCTCGCCATGGTCACCGGCGGGCGGCGCCATGTGATGATGGGCGCGAGCCAGCTCGACCGCTTCGGCAACCAGAACATCTCCTGCATCGGCGACTGGCAGCGGCCGGACCGCCAGCTCCTCGGGGTGCGCGGCGCCCCGGTCAACACCCTCAACAATCCGGTGAGTTACTGGGTGCCGAAGCACTCGAAACGGGTCTTCGTGGCGCGCGTCGACATGATCAGCGGGGTCGGGTACGACAGCGCGGCCGCCGCAGGTCCGTCCGCCACCCGCTTCCACCGCATCCCGCGTGTGGTCTCCGACCTCGGGGTCTTCGACTTCGCGACCCCGGACCACAGCATGCGGCTGGCCGGTGTGCACCCGGGCGTGAGCGTCGAGGAGGTCCGGGCGGCCACCGGCTTCCCGCTCGCGCTGCCCGGCGAGGTGCCCCGCACCAGGGAGCCCACCGCCACCGAACTACGGCTGATCCGCACGGTCATCGACCCGGAGGGGCGGCGCGAGCGCGAGGTGCCCGCGGCATGA